From Novipirellula artificiosorum, the proteins below share one genomic window:
- a CDS encoding ATP-binding cassette domain-containing protein: protein MTLVFDCRHRYSSGFVLDARVKTDDRVTAICGPSGSGKTTMLLLIAGLLRPDTGHIRLDEVTLNDTRERICIAPEKRDMGTLFQEHRLFPHLTVKANIEYGMRRRGNGGISMDQLIHTLELDPFVNRYPHSLSGGQKQRVALARAVVSAPRLLLLDEPLTALEPSLHDRITLYIEQVIQTFGIPTLLVSHHRQLVERLADRVIQIEQGTILQSDECVDDDYPLSRSITAS, encoded by the coding sequence ATGACGCTCGTTTTCGATTGCCGCCATCGATACAGTTCGGGATTCGTGCTTGACGCAAGAGTCAAAACCGACGATCGGGTCACGGCGATTTGCGGACCTTCGGGAAGCGGTAAAACAACGATGCTGCTACTGATCGCTGGACTGCTTCGCCCTGATACGGGACACATTCGCTTGGATGAGGTTACCCTGAACGATACCCGCGAGCGAATCTGTATTGCGCCAGAAAAACGAGACATGGGCACCTTGTTCCAAGAACATCGCTTGTTTCCTCATCTGACCGTCAAGGCGAACATCGAATACGGAATGCGGCGCCGTGGCAATGGCGGCATTTCGATGGATCAACTCATCCATACACTCGAACTCGACCCGTTTGTCAATCGCTACCCCCATTCGCTTAGCGGTGGACAGAAACAACGCGTTGCACTGGCGAGGGCCGTCGTTTCAGCACCCCGACTTCTATTGCTGGATGAACCGTTGACGGCGCTCGAACCGTCGCTCCATGATCGCATTACGCTGTACATCGAACAGGTCATCCAGACCTTTGGCATTCCAACGCTGCTGGTCAGTCATCACCGCCAACTCGTTGAACGACTCGCCGATCGTGTCATTCAGATCGAGCAGGGAACGATTCTGCAATCCGACGAGTGCGTCGATGACGATTATCCCCTGAGCCGTTCGATCACCGCTTCGTGA
- the hisN gene encoding histidinol-phosphatase, with the protein MATPPDQWQSLHQGRLSAMIEVASAAGQHTLKHFRRDDLVVDAKSDDSPVTVADREAEQLVRKLLNERFPDDTVQGEEFAEAKGTSPYRWIVDPIDGTKSFVCGVPLYSTLLALECDAEPLGGVILIPALGEMAVAGVGQGSWYQSRSDAAWGQASVSSTRELSKAVFVVSQVDSFAALNAADAYLGLEKEARVTRSWGDGYGYLLVATGRADLMVDPICNPWDVAAVLPVVNEAGGKFTDWKGETTSRGGNGVGTNGLLHEAVIERLRG; encoded by the coding sequence ATGGCAACCCCTCCTGATCAATGGCAATCGCTGCACCAGGGCCGGCTTTCGGCCATGATCGAAGTCGCGTCGGCCGCAGGCCAGCACACCTTGAAACACTTCCGCCGAGATGATCTCGTGGTGGATGCGAAGAGCGATGATTCGCCGGTCACGGTCGCAGATCGTGAAGCCGAGCAGCTCGTCCGAAAGCTCTTGAATGAGCGGTTTCCCGACGACACGGTTCAAGGGGAAGAGTTTGCCGAAGCGAAGGGAACGAGCCCCTATCGATGGATTGTTGACCCGATCGACGGGACAAAATCCTTCGTGTGCGGTGTTCCGCTCTATTCGACCCTCTTGGCTCTCGAATGTGATGCCGAGCCCCTCGGCGGCGTGATCTTGATTCCTGCGCTGGGTGAGATGGCGGTAGCGGGGGTAGGGCAGGGCAGTTGGTATCAGAGCCGATCCGATGCGGCCTGGGGGCAAGCGTCGGTGTCCTCGACGCGAGAGCTGTCCAAGGCGGTCTTTGTGGTCAGTCAAGTGGATTCCTTCGCAGCACTCAATGCCGCGGACGCCTACCTGGGACTCGAAAAAGAAGCTCGGGTGACGCGAAGTTGGGGAGATGGCTACGGTTACCTATTGGTTGCAACCGGGCGAGCGGATTTGATGGTCGATCCGATATGCAATCCCTGGGATGTTGCCGCGGTGCTTCCGGTGGTCAACGAGGCGGGAGGCAAGTTTACGGATTGGAAGGGCGAAACGACATCGCGCGGAGGCAATGGTGTCGGGACCAATGGTCTGCTTCACGAAGCGGTGATCGAACGGCTCAGGGGATAA
- a CDS encoding signal peptidase II — protein MDETDLATPSPPLKSRAVIFFTLAIVGAITDLCSKQAVFAWRGLPGEKDIWWVIDGYFGIENAINLGAVFGIGQGQGAVFAALSVVAGIGILAWLFYFRAAESMWLTVALGLISGGIIGNLYDRLGLWWQPGYPEAWKSGVRDWILWQASDNWKWPNFNIADSLLVVGACMLLYQSLFPGEEPRRTDVDKGE, from the coding sequence ATGGACGAAACCGATCTCGCCACCCCGTCCCCTCCGCTCAAGAGCCGAGCGGTGATTTTTTTTACCTTGGCCATTGTGGGGGCAATCACCGATTTATGCAGCAAACAGGCCGTTTTCGCGTGGAGAGGGCTCCCCGGCGAAAAGGATATCTGGTGGGTGATCGATGGCTATTTTGGGATTGAAAACGCCATTAATCTGGGAGCGGTGTTTGGAATCGGCCAAGGCCAAGGGGCCGTTTTTGCCGCATTGTCCGTGGTGGCGGGCATCGGAATCTTGGCCTGGTTGTTCTATTTCCGAGCGGCGGAGTCGATGTGGTTGACCGTGGCGCTGGGACTGATCAGCGGCGGAATCATCGGCAATTTGTACGACCGGCTGGGGTTGTGGTGGCAGCCCGGGTACCCCGAAGCATGGAAAAGCGGCGTCCGAGATTGGATTCTGTGGCAGGCCAGCGACAACTGGAAATGGCCGAACTTCAATATTGCCGATTCGCTGTTGGTGGTCGGAGCGTGCATGTTGTTGTACCAATCGCTTTTTCCCGGAGAGGAGCCGCGGCGCACCGACGTTGACAAGGGCGAGTGA
- the thrC gene encoding threonine synthase gives MLQTAKTPMKEQTDLAFQRCINPTCGATYEARTIRTSCDKCGDLLDIAYDWDRASVPSKMSDFEAMWSQRTNPVRFSGVWRFHELLPFAPQDQLVTVGEGQTLLQQTDAVGDYVGMNHGQLHLQYEGMNPSGSFKDNGMCAAVTHANLMGAKRAACASTGNTSASLALYCSATRLMKAIIFIGSGKISYGKLSQALDYGALTVQIAGDFDDAMIRVKQVSQELGIYLVNSVNPFRLEGQKTIMFRVLESLGWEIPDWIVVPGGNLGNSSAFAKAFMELKELGLIDRIPRLAVINASGADTLYELVERRGVKWNGGHVEMDPIREYNDLMDRDGIRADTIASAIEINRPVNLKKCLRALEVMDGVVRQVSDQEILDAKAKVGAGGFGCEPASAASVAGAKLLRREGVIAPSDRVVCILTGHELKDPTATVAYHTTDQELFNKTLGSRGVTKASHANRAIAVPNELDDIIKAIQLYS, from the coding sequence ATGTTGCAGACAGCCAAGACCCCGATGAAAGAGCAAACCGACCTCGCGTTTCAGCGCTGTATCAATCCGACATGTGGGGCCACATACGAGGCTCGAACGATCCGCACCTCGTGCGACAAGTGCGGCGATCTATTGGATATCGCTTACGATTGGGATCGAGCGTCGGTGCCCTCGAAGATGAGCGATTTCGAAGCGATGTGGAGCCAACGAACCAACCCGGTTCGATTTAGCGGCGTGTGGCGATTCCATGAATTGCTTCCGTTCGCCCCTCAAGACCAATTGGTCACCGTGGGGGAAGGCCAGACGCTGCTTCAGCAAACCGACGCGGTGGGCGATTATGTCGGCATGAACCACGGTCAATTGCACCTGCAATACGAAGGCATGAACCCCTCAGGTTCCTTCAAGGACAACGGCATGTGCGCCGCCGTCACTCACGCGAACTTGATGGGGGCTAAGCGAGCCGCCTGCGCGAGCACCGGGAACACCAGCGCCTCACTGGCGCTATACTGCAGTGCCACGCGATTGATGAAAGCGATCATCTTTATCGGCAGCGGCAAGATCTCCTACGGCAAGCTTTCGCAAGCCCTCGACTACGGAGCGCTGACCGTTCAAATCGCAGGCGACTTCGACGATGCAATGATACGCGTCAAGCAGGTGTCTCAGGAACTTGGGATCTACTTGGTCAACAGTGTCAATCCGTTTCGGCTGGAAGGTCAAAAGACGATCATGTTCCGCGTGCTGGAGTCTCTGGGATGGGAAATTCCGGATTGGATCGTCGTACCCGGCGGCAATCTCGGTAACAGCAGCGCCTTCGCCAAGGCGTTCATGGAATTGAAAGAACTTGGCTTGATCGACCGCATCCCACGTTTGGCCGTGATCAACGCCAGCGGAGCGGACACCCTTTACGAATTGGTGGAACGACGTGGTGTGAAGTGGAACGGTGGACATGTCGAGATGGATCCGATCCGCGAGTACAACGATTTAATGGACCGAGACGGTATCCGCGCCGACACCATTGCCAGTGCAATTGAGATCAATCGCCCGGTCAACTTAAAGAAGTGCTTGCGGGCACTTGAAGTGATGGACGGTGTCGTGCGACAAGTCAGCGATCAAGAAATCTTGGACGCCAAAGCAAAGGTCGGTGCCGGCGGATTCGGCTGCGAACCTGCGTCAGCGGCCAGTGTTGCGGGTGCAAAACTGCTCCGCCGTGAAGGCGTGATCGCACCGAGCGACCGCGTCGTCTGTATCCTCACCGGTCACGAACTCAAGGATCCAACGGCAACGGTGGCCTATCACACCACCGATCAAGAGTTGTTCAACAAGACACTCGGCAGCCGTGGGGTGACCAAAGCAAGTCACGCCAACCGAGCCATCGCGGTACCCAACGAACTCGACGACATCATCAAAGCGATCCAGCTTTACTCGTAG
- a CDS encoding B12-binding domain-containing radical SAM protein, which translates to MQRLVLSNIMRHPVTLWLPDAFRVAPSLEGIRCTSKPQPKTALLINPFYPKDPHASFGKHVLTPSLALTSVAATTPADWEVAYWDENLLLGPPPTDPLPEVVGITVHLTFAERAYDLARFYRKQGAKVVLGGLHVMSCPDECSPHGDAIVIGDGVQVWGKLLGDVSDGTLQAVYHGDFRKPYRDDPSPRRDLLPDKNYLTTASLIATRGCHSRCDFCYLSTDNLHMPYQTRDVKQIVREFEATEQPYGVFTDNNLGSRKDYLRELCVGLRSIEKIWSAAVSLDVTDEPSLVREMALAGCTGVFVGFESLQNDNIVGARKRSPATDDYAHRVKIFHDNGIQVNGSFVFGFDHDDASVFARTVDWIEANRLECATFHILTPYPGTPLFTQMQADNRLLHTDWSKYDTAQVVFRPKRMTAEELMRGYQWCYEHLFSHASIWRRRPTDVRSVLPYLAMSYLYKRSNRIWYQVIRHQMTAIAWRPLVEWTRRRHLRFRKRLLQRVATVNSPGNVVSAGV; encoded by the coding sequence ATGCAACGACTCGTCCTTTCCAACATCATGAGGCATCCTGTGACCCTTTGGCTTCCCGACGCATTTCGAGTTGCACCTTCGCTCGAAGGAATTCGTTGCACTTCGAAGCCTCAGCCAAAGACGGCTCTCCTGATCAATCCATTTTACCCGAAAGATCCTCACGCTAGTTTTGGCAAACATGTTTTGACGCCCAGTTTGGCGCTGACGAGTGTCGCGGCAACGACACCTGCGGATTGGGAGGTTGCTTACTGGGATGAGAACCTCCTGCTTGGTCCGCCACCAACCGATCCGTTACCGGAAGTTGTGGGAATCACGGTCCATCTGACCTTCGCCGAGCGAGCTTATGATCTGGCTCGCTTTTACCGCAAGCAAGGTGCGAAGGTCGTTTTAGGTGGGCTGCATGTGATGTCTTGTCCAGACGAATGCTCACCACACGGTGATGCGATTGTGATTGGCGATGGCGTCCAGGTTTGGGGAAAGCTGCTTGGTGATGTCAGTGATGGAACGCTGCAAGCCGTGTATCACGGCGATTTTCGCAAACCCTATCGTGATGATCCATCGCCACGGCGTGATCTGTTGCCGGATAAGAACTATTTGACCACGGCCAGCCTGATCGCCACGCGAGGTTGCCACAGTCGATGTGATTTCTGTTACCTGTCGACCGACAACCTTCACATGCCTTATCAGACTCGCGATGTCAAACAAATCGTTCGCGAGTTCGAGGCCACCGAACAACCCTACGGTGTCTTCACGGACAACAACCTCGGTTCGCGTAAGGACTATTTGCGAGAGTTATGCGTGGGGCTTCGGTCAATCGAAAAGATATGGAGTGCCGCCGTATCGTTGGATGTGACCGATGAACCCAGTCTTGTTCGAGAGATGGCGTTGGCTGGTTGCACCGGAGTGTTCGTCGGGTTCGAATCCCTACAGAATGACAACATCGTTGGCGCCCGAAAGAGAAGTCCCGCGACCGATGATTACGCACACCGAGTCAAAATCTTTCACGACAACGGGATTCAAGTCAACGGTAGTTTTGTGTTTGGTTTTGACCATGATGACGCAAGTGTATTTGCCAGGACGGTTGATTGGATCGAAGCGAATCGACTTGAATGTGCGACCTTTCATATCTTGACGCCCTACCCGGGCACGCCTCTGTTCACCCAAATGCAAGCGGACAATCGATTGCTTCACACCGATTGGTCTAAGTACGATACGGCTCAGGTGGTCTTTCGGCCCAAACGAATGACAGCCGAGGAACTGATGCGAGGTTACCAGTGGTGCTACGAGCATTTGTTTTCGCATGCTTCGATTTGGCGGCGTCGACCGACCGATGTCCGTTCCGTGCTGCCCTACCTCGCGATGTCGTATCTCTACAAACGATCCAACCGAATTTGGTACCAAGTGATTCGTCATCAAATGACCGCCATCGCATGGCGTCCCTTAGTCGAATGGACACGGCGGAGACACCTGCGGTTTCGCAAGCGGTTGTTGCAACGAGTAGCAACCGTGAACTCGCCAGGGAATGTCGTTTCGGCAGGAGTTTAG
- a CDS encoding RtcB family protein — MKARELNNLGVPKGPVMKIALEAVKNAAKDGNKQAEMRERISAVVATPDSFTADPIWGTLASKLAGVFEAQARYIGREDPAPWKQWGDGLEAGAVDQMVNACKLPVTVSGALMPDAHQGYGLPIGGVLATKDCVIPYAVGVDIACRMKMTVLDLPVETLNKDQDRLRNAIERETLFGVGAGFRKKREHDVLDADWTVSPITKLNRDKAWKQLGTSGSGNHFVEFGVLTLDHEDLGLEAGTYLALLSHSGSRGTGAAVCSHYSSLAKEAHPELPRELSNLAWLDLDSEAGMEYWAAMNLMGEYAAANHACIHHAIKKNLSVDVLLDIENHHNFAWKETHGGEELIVHRKGATPAGDGVLGIIPGSMGTPGYIVRGKGVEASLRSASHGAGRRMSRTAAKAKFNWKEVKRFLDQRGVTLMSAGLDEVPMAYKDIEEVMASQQDLVESVARFDPKLVKMAKAGERPED; from the coding sequence ATGAAAGCACGTGAACTGAACAACCTCGGCGTCCCCAAGGGACCCGTGATGAAAATCGCTCTCGAAGCGGTCAAGAACGCTGCCAAAGATGGAAACAAGCAGGCGGAAATGCGAGAGCGAATCTCGGCGGTCGTCGCTACGCCCGACTCGTTCACAGCCGACCCCATTTGGGGAACACTGGCGTCCAAGCTTGCCGGAGTCTTCGAAGCTCAAGCTCGCTACATTGGCCGTGAAGATCCTGCTCCCTGGAAACAATGGGGCGACGGACTCGAAGCGGGTGCGGTGGACCAGATGGTCAATGCCTGCAAATTGCCCGTCACGGTCTCGGGCGCCTTGATGCCCGATGCACACCAAGGTTACGGACTTCCGATCGGTGGTGTCTTGGCAACGAAGGACTGCGTGATTCCTTACGCGGTCGGTGTCGATATCGCGTGCCGGATGAAAATGACCGTGTTGGATTTGCCAGTCGAGACACTGAACAAAGACCAAGACCGTTTGCGTAACGCGATCGAGCGAGAAACGCTATTCGGGGTAGGGGCAGGTTTTCGCAAAAAGCGAGAACACGATGTCCTGGACGCCGATTGGACGGTCTCGCCGATTACGAAGCTGAACCGCGATAAGGCCTGGAAACAACTTGGAACGAGCGGCAGCGGAAACCACTTCGTCGAGTTCGGCGTCTTGACGCTGGATCACGAAGACCTTGGACTTGAAGCGGGGACCTATCTGGCACTGCTTAGCCATAGCGGTTCACGAGGAACAGGGGCGGCGGTTTGTTCGCACTACAGTTCGTTGGCCAAAGAGGCACATCCGGAACTGCCACGTGAGTTGTCGAATCTGGCTTGGCTTGATCTCGATTCCGAAGCCGGTATGGAATACTGGGCAGCGATGAATTTGATGGGAGAGTATGCCGCAGCAAACCACGCATGCATTCACCACGCGATCAAAAAGAACCTTAGTGTTGATGTGTTACTCGACATCGAAAACCATCACAACTTTGCTTGGAAAGAAACGCATGGCGGCGAAGAGTTGATCGTTCACCGCAAAGGAGCGACTCCGGCAGGCGACGGTGTGCTGGGGATCATTCCCGGATCGATGGGAACGCCTGGCTATATCGTTCGCGGCAAAGGTGTCGAAGCGTCGTTGCGGAGTGCATCGCACGGAGCGGGCCGCAGGATGAGCCGCACAGCAGCGAAGGCGAAGTTCAACTGGAAAGAGGTCAAGCGTTTTCTCGATCAGCGAGGTGTGACGTTGATGTCGGCAGGACTCGATGAAGTCCCGATGGCGTACAAGGACATCGAAGAAGTGATGGCATCGCAACAGGACCTCGTTGAGTCGGTCGCCCGTTTTGATCCCAAGCTGGTCAAGATGGCTAAGGCGGGCGAACGGCCAGAGGATTGA
- a CDS encoding endonuclease/exonuclease/phosphatase family protein, translating into MSKTFCLHTTMLALLLSSLIGSSGSANELRIMSFNLRYGTANDGENHWDKRKEFVAETIHAYAPDLLGTQETLEFQKEFLSKKMPAYTSVGVGRDRGDQSGEMTALFFKTERFELLEEGHFWLSETPRIPGSKSWDTSLTRMCSWVRLQDRVSESKRPILFMNTHFDHRGSDARLQSARLLRKKADELGDGCDIVLTGDFNAAADSEPYRALFSELPGETVFLDTYATKRPADESGEATFSGFKSSTLEGSRIDWIAIRGSWTLQEAAIDRTGKEGRTPSDHYPVTAILSQANSTR; encoded by the coding sequence ATGAGTAAGACGTTTTGTTTGCACACAACCATGCTGGCTTTGTTACTTTCGTCGCTGATCGGTTCCTCGGGATCCGCCAATGAACTACGCATCATGAGTTTTAACCTTCGCTACGGTACGGCCAACGATGGTGAAAACCATTGGGACAAGCGAAAAGAGTTTGTCGCCGAAACGATTCACGCGTATGCTCCAGACTTGCTTGGCACACAGGAAACGCTTGAGTTCCAGAAGGAGTTTCTATCCAAGAAAATGCCAGCCTACACCAGCGTCGGTGTTGGTCGTGATCGTGGTGATCAATCGGGCGAGATGACGGCCTTGTTCTTCAAAACCGAACGATTTGAGCTGCTCGAAGAGGGGCATTTTTGGCTCAGTGAAACGCCGAGAATACCCGGCAGCAAGTCGTGGGATACATCATTGACACGGATGTGTTCGTGGGTGCGGCTCCAGGACCGAGTATCGGAATCGAAACGACCGATTCTGTTCATGAACACGCACTTCGATCATCGTGGCAGCGACGCACGATTGCAATCGGCGAGGCTGCTTCGCAAGAAAGCGGACGAGCTCGGCGACGGCTGTGACATCGTCCTGACCGGAGACTTCAACGCGGCGGCCGACAGTGAACCTTATCGAGCGTTGTTTAGCGAACTTCCAGGCGAAACCGTATTCCTTGATACCTATGCCACAAAACGTCCGGCGGATGAATCGGGTGAAGCAACCTTTTCGGGATTCAAGTCCTCGACGCTTGAAGGATCGCGAATCGACTGGATTGCGATTCGAGGCAGCTGGACGCTTCAAGAAGCCGCTATTGATCGGACGGGCAAAGAGGGTCGGACGCCGTCGGATCACTATCCGGTGACCGCGATTCTAAGCCAAGCCAATTCGACAAGATGA
- a CDS encoding DUF2786 domain-containing protein — MEFVWNDGGRSGSGFVGLTGDCVTRSIAVATGTSYRDIYRDLGEASNKTPRNGVHTTVATEYLKKLGWRFTPGRGRGFSSAWLPKGVVIAHLGLKHGRFGGHFCTLIDHVIHDTWNPSEDDGYLVEGYWTLPDGTRDTKLPTIAPNRRVDAEQELTQKEFDKVLHRLRALDNTANNDASTEGEKRNALRMMQAMMLRHNLSREDITDDDNVESVSFTRRACPVNSSRACGWEKELAAYLIEEIFPLMDWYYGRRGHRTLFWFYGPTDDVQNCIRLFRELVLTIATAARLQYGGYSRGSGASYAEGYVRGLPRYHSSSQTDESMVSETALIHTRALAVRRAAREWLKRECGVSVVMTRGSARDQHDPTAAGQGEKHGAKHDVTAANGRSRITQRS, encoded by the coding sequence ATGGAATTTGTTTGGAACGACGGCGGGCGATCCGGCAGCGGCTTTGTTGGGCTGACCGGTGATTGTGTGACGCGGTCGATCGCGGTTGCGACCGGAACCAGCTACCGTGATATCTACCGCGATCTCGGTGAGGCATCGAACAAGACGCCCCGTAACGGAGTCCACACAACCGTCGCAACGGAATACCTAAAGAAACTCGGTTGGAGGTTCACCCCAGGACGGGGGCGTGGTTTTTCATCCGCATGGCTGCCCAAGGGGGTTGTGATTGCTCATCTGGGATTGAAGCATGGTCGTTTTGGGGGACATTTCTGCACCCTGATCGACCATGTCATTCATGACACATGGAATCCGAGCGAAGACGACGGCTATCTGGTTGAAGGCTATTGGACATTGCCTGACGGAACCCGTGACACGAAGTTGCCAACGATCGCTCCGAATCGGCGCGTTGATGCCGAACAAGAGCTGACTCAGAAAGAATTTGACAAGGTGCTTCACCGTCTGCGGGCACTCGACAACACCGCCAACAATGACGCCAGCACCGAGGGTGAGAAACGCAACGCGTTGCGGATGATGCAAGCGATGATGCTGCGTCACAATTTGTCACGTGAAGACATCACAGATGACGACAATGTCGAGAGTGTTTCCTTTACGCGAAGAGCGTGCCCGGTCAATAGCAGCCGTGCTTGCGGTTGGGAAAAAGAGCTTGCGGCTTACCTGATCGAAGAGATCTTCCCGTTGATGGACTGGTACTATGGTCGTCGTGGCCATCGAACCTTGTTTTGGTTCTACGGCCCCACCGACGACGTCCAAAACTGTATCCGCTTGTTCCGCGAGCTTGTGCTGACGATTGCCACCGCTGCTCGGCTTCAATATGGTGGCTATTCGCGTGGCAGCGGCGCCTCCTACGCAGAGGGCTATGTCCGTGGGCTACCGCGTTACCATTCGAGTTCGCAAACGGACGAGAGCATGGTTAGCGAAACGGCGTTGATTCATACGCGTGCCCTGGCCGTGCGTCGGGCTGCTCGCGAATGGCTCAAGCGGGAGTGTGGCGTTTCGGTGGTGATGACCCGCGGATCGGCGCGGGATCAACACGATCCGACGGCGGCCGGCCAAGGGGAAAAGCACGGCGCAAAGCACGACGTGACCGCAGCAAATGGACGATCAAGAATCACACAACGTTCTTAG
- the prmC gene encoding peptide chain release factor N(5)-glutamine methyltransferase, with protein MTQSNEEPWTVLRLLEWTTGFFKQRGSESPRLDAEILLAHARDCARIELYTAFAEVPSEEQRVAFREMVRRRGEGTPVAQLVGYREFYSLRFRVDENVLIPRPETEHLVVEAIDCAKAMKVRDRPIRIADVGTGSGAIAISLAKHIKDAQLTAIDQSEAALKIATWNAEHLGLADSVAFVHSDLFESVEKHETFDIICSNPPYVSESEYDELSVTVREYEPREALVAGIDGMDVIKRLLETAPERLESGGRLIIEISPMIAELCEELFDATTCLDDLRFVKDLAGHRRVISMRKASTDAP; from the coding sequence ATGACGCAATCAAATGAAGAACCGTGGACGGTGCTGAGGCTGTTGGAGTGGACGACAGGATTTTTCAAGCAACGTGGCAGCGAATCGCCGCGACTTGATGCCGAGATCCTTTTGGCTCATGCACGAGACTGCGCTCGCATCGAACTCTACACCGCTTTCGCGGAGGTTCCCAGCGAAGAACAACGCGTGGCCTTTCGCGAGATGGTACGGCGGCGCGGCGAAGGGACTCCGGTGGCGCAATTGGTCGGCTATCGTGAATTCTATTCGTTGCGGTTCCGTGTCGATGAAAACGTTTTGATTCCGCGTCCGGAAACGGAGCATCTGGTGGTCGAGGCCATCGATTGCGCCAAAGCGATGAAGGTCCGTGATCGACCAATTCGAATAGCCGATGTGGGCACCGGCAGCGGCGCGATCGCGATCTCATTGGCCAAGCATATCAAAGACGCCCAATTGACAGCCATTGATCAAAGCGAGGCGGCTCTCAAGATTGCAACATGGAATGCGGAGCACTTGGGCTTGGCCGATTCGGTAGCGTTCGTCCACAGTGACCTTTTTGAGTCCGTCGAAAAGCACGAGACGTTCGACATCATTTGCAGCAACCCGCCCTATGTCAGTGAGTCCGAATACGACGAACTTTCGGTGACCGTGCGAGAGTACGAACCACGTGAAGCGTTGGTCGCGGGTATCGATGGAATGGATGTGATCAAGCGTTTGCTCGAAACGGCTCCCGAGCGTCTTGAATCTGGCGGACGATTGATCATTGAGATCAGTCCGATGATCGCAGAGCTATGCGAAGAATTGTTCGACGCAACCACCTGCCTCGACGATCTGAGGTTTGTGAAAGACCTGGCCGGCCATCGCCGCGTGATCTCGATGCGCAAAGCGTCGACCGACGCACCGTAA
- the prfA gene encoding peptide chain release factor 1, which yields MSTIRDTLEEKLARFKKLEADMSDPEVLADGARMSAAAREHGGLAKVSGKYREFKRLTDEIRGCEEMAEAASDPDERDMAEVEMASLRKQREVLWEELLSLTVGGEDSHRTRCVMEIRAGTGGDEAALFARDLFEMYKHYAETKRWKIEIMDHSATEMGGFKDITLTLEGENVYRDLAYESGGHRVQRVPETETQGRVHTSAATVAVMPEPEDVEIDIKPDDYRVDKFCASGPGGQHVNKTESAIRLTHYETGTVVQCQDEKSQHKNLAKALRVLKARVYEKKREEEEAKQAQTRKGLIGSGDRSQRIRTYNFPQNRLTDHRINLTIYKLDQIIAGDLSAVTEAMIEFDRDQLRGDMID from the coding sequence ATGAGTACCATTCGCGATACGCTCGAAGAAAAGCTGGCCCGCTTCAAAAAGTTGGAGGCCGACATGTCGGACCCCGAGGTCTTGGCAGACGGGGCAAGGATGAGTGCGGCTGCGCGCGAGCATGGTGGTTTGGCCAAGGTGTCGGGAAAGTACCGCGAATTCAAGCGACTGACCGACGAGATCCGCGGTTGTGAGGAAATGGCCGAGGCGGCCTCGGATCCGGATGAGCGTGATATGGCCGAGGTTGAGATGGCCAGCCTGCGAAAGCAGCGGGAAGTGCTTTGGGAAGAATTGCTCTCGTTGACCGTCGGCGGCGAAGATTCGCACCGGACGCGCTGTGTGATGGAGATTCGCGCCGGAACCGGCGGTGATGAAGCGGCCTTGTTCGCCCGTGACCTGTTTGAAATGTACAAGCACTATGCGGAAACAAAGCGTTGGAAGATTGAGATCATGGACCATAGCGCCACCGAAATGGGTGGCTTCAAGGACATCACCCTGACGCTCGAGGGTGAAAATGTCTATCGCGATCTGGCTTACGAATCGGGAGGACATCGAGTTCAGCGAGTTCCCGAGACGGAGACGCAAGGCCGTGTGCATACGTCGGCCGCCACCGTTGCGGTGATGCCCGAACCCGAAGATGTTGAAATTGACATCAAGCCGGATGACTATCGTGTCGACAAGTTTTGTGCCTCGGGACCCGGTGGCCAGCACGTCAACAAGACCGAATCGGCAATCCGATTGACGCACTATGAAACGGGCACGGTGGTCCAGTGTCAGGATGAGAAGAGCCAGCACAAGAATTTGGCGAAAGCACTTCGAGTTTTGAAAGCTCGGGTTTACGAGAAGAAGCGTGAGGAAGAAGAAGCAAAGCAGGCGCAGACGCGGAAAGGGTTGATCGGATCGGGTGACCGAAGCCAGCGAATTCGCACCTACAACTTCCCCCAAAACCGACTCACGGATCACCGCATTAACTTGACGATCTACAAGCTCGACCAGATCATCGCTGGGGATTTATCCGCAGTGACCGAGGCGATGATCGAGTTCGACCGCGATCAGCTTCGCGGCGATATGATCGATTAG